One Paenibacillus sp. SYP-B4298 genomic window, GCACCGATGTCAGCGATGCGTTGGGGGGACACGCAGGTGCTCCAGCCTACAATGCAGAGCTTCAAGACAGTTAGCGCAGGCAGGTTGACTATAATTTCTTCTTCAATATAAAGGAGTGGGACAGATGGAGCTCAAGGCCATCCAATCGATGGCCGACACGATCAAAGCGCGTGTCGGTCAAGTCATTGTCGGCAAAGAGGATGTTGTGGAAAAACTGCTGATCGCATTGATTACCTCCGGCCATATTCTGCTAGAGGATGTGCCAGGTACAGGCAAGACACTCATAGCCAAGGCTATAGCGAAATCCGTTCAGAGCGGCTTCAAGCGGGTACAATTCACCCCCGATCTGCTGCCTACAGATCTGAGCGGGGTACAATTCTATAATCAGAAGGAGGGCGAATTCGAGTTCAGACCCGGCCCGCTGTTCACCAATATATTGCTCGCCGATGAGATTAATCGCGCGACGCCTCGTACCCAGTCGAGCCTGCTGGAGTGCATGGAGGAGCGTCAAGTAAGTGTAGACGGCGAGACCTACATGCTGGAGCGTCCCTTTCTCGTCATCGCCACCCAGAATCCGGTTGAGCATCAAGGAACGTTCCCGCTGCCCGAAGCGCAGTTGGATCGCTTCTTGTTCAAGATACGAATGGGCTATCCGAGCTTTGAAGAAGGGCTGGCTATACTCAAGCGCTTCCGTCAGGACAATCCGCTCGACAAGCTGGAGCCTGCTGTCCGTGCAGAGGATATTGTTGATGCCCAAAATAGCTATACCCAAGTAACCGTGCATGATGATCTGCTCGTGTATATGCTGGAGCTGATTGAGCGGACGCGCCGCCATCCAGAGCTGGAGGCAGGCATCAGCCCTCGGGGCAGCCAGGCGCTGCTGCGTGCGGTACAGGCTAAGGCGGTGCTGGAGGGACGAAGCTATGCCACACCGGATGATGTCAAAGCGATGGTGCTCCCCGTGCTGGCGCATCGGCTGATTCCGGCGGGCTATCGACAGGATCGTCATGCATTCAGCGAGCAGTTGCTGACCGAGCTGCTGCAATCGATCCCGGTGCCGACTGAAGCCCAAGCGGCAGGCGGCTGAGGCAGGCGATGAAGCTTCATTGGGTGATTGTGATGCTGATACTGGTCGGTATGGTACAGTCGGCTATCTACAGGCGCTGGGGGCAGCGCAAGCTAACCTACAGCCGCAGCTTCAGTACGGATCGTTGCTTTGCGGGGGACAGCATCGAGATGGTCGAGCAGATCGCCAATCGAAAGCTGCTGCCGCTGCCATGGCTGAAGGTGGAGTCGCTGCTCCATTCAGGTCTGCAATTTCAGCGCCAAGCCAATCTGGACATTAGCAGCGGACAATTCATGCAGAATCACCGCAGCTTGTTTCATTTGCCGCCCTACACCAAGATTACCCGTCGTCATCGCGTCGTCTGCATGCAGCGCGGCGTCTATCGTCTGGATACGGTGTCACTGACTTGTGGCGATCTGCTAGGATTCGCCCAGACCTCTGTCAGGCTGCATGTAGGAGGCGAGCTAAGGGTTCGTCCACGACCACTGCCGATGCATCAGCTCCAGCTTCCTTCGCAGAGCTGGCAGGGTGAGCAGACGGTACAGCGCTGGATGTTGGAGGACCCGTTCCTGACAGCCGGTGTGCGCGACTACCGCAGCGGCGATTCGCTGCGTGCGGTGAACTGGAAGGCTACCGCCAGAACCGGAACGCTGCAGGTGCATAAGCGTGATTATACGGCGGATCATCGGCTGATGATCTTATTGAACGTAGAAGATCATGAGCGGATGTGGAATACGGTTAACGAGCAGGAGAGGGTGGAATGGTCAATCTCCTATGCCGCAGGCGCTGCCGCCTATGCGTCGGGCCAGGGAATGGAGGTTGGATTTGCCGTGAATGCCCCGCTGTACGACCAGCCCAAGCTCCCTGTCCGTATCATGCCGCACGGGGGACAGGGACAGCTTAACCGGATACTGGACACGATGGCGGGGCTTGTCATCGAGCATGCCCAGCCGTTCTATGAGCTGGTGCAGCAGG contains:
- a CDS encoding AAA family ATPase, which codes for MELKAIQSMADTIKARVGQVIVGKEDVVEKLLIALITSGHILLEDVPGTGKTLIAKAIAKSVQSGFKRVQFTPDLLPTDLSGVQFYNQKEGEFEFRPGPLFTNILLADEINRATPRTQSSLLECMEERQVSVDGETYMLERPFLVIATQNPVEHQGTFPLPEAQLDRFLFKIRMGYPSFEEGLAILKRFRQDNPLDKLEPAVRAEDIVDAQNSYTQVTVHDDLLVYMLELIERTRRHPELEAGISPRGSQALLRAVQAKAVLEGRSYATPDDVKAMVLPVLAHRLIPAGYRQDRHAFSEQLLTELLQSIPVPTEAQAAGG
- a CDS encoding DUF58 domain-containing protein, which encodes MKLHWVIVMLILVGMVQSAIYRRWGQRKLTYSRSFSTDRCFAGDSIEMVEQIANRKLLPLPWLKVESLLHSGLQFQRQANLDISSGQFMQNHRSLFHLPPYTKITRRHRVVCMQRGVYRLDTVSLTCGDLLGFAQTSVRLHVGGELRVRPRPLPMHQLQLPSQSWQGEQTVQRWMLEDPFLTAGVRDYRSGDSLRAVNWKATARTGTLQVHKRDYTADHRLMILLNVEDHERMWNTVNEQERVEWSISYAAGAAAYASGQGMEVGFAVNAPLYDQPKLPVRIMPHGGQGQLNRILDTMAGLVIEHAQPFYELVQQEADSVRARTGYLVLSAFMSERIAAQLERLRQLGHDVNWIPIGKEGRNVQNISG